From Acidihalobacter aeolianus, a single genomic window includes:
- a CDS encoding sulfurtransferase: MSTSAPIVIEPAELEARLGNPDLIVVDLCKAEVYQSNHIPGAVHVEYADIVEMRPPVAGLLPDEARMSAVLCSIGFTDGKHIVAYDDEGGGKAARLLWTLAAFGLEGHSMLNGGLHAWANEGHPLDAKPVRPETTDYHARYHGGVVADRDYIAARIGDGSVLLLDTRTQHEYHGHDVRAARGGRIPGALHFEWTRAMDRRRNLRIREEDELRRELEALGVTPDKEIVCYCQTHHRSAHTWALLRHLGYNNVKGYPGAWSDWGNAQHLPLEHGPS, from the coding sequence ATGAGTACCAGCGCACCCATCGTCATCGAACCCGCCGAGCTGGAAGCCCGCCTCGGCAATCCCGATCTGATCGTGGTGGACCTGTGCAAGGCCGAGGTCTATCAATCCAACCACATCCCCGGCGCGGTCCACGTGGAATACGCCGACATCGTGGAAATGCGGCCGCCGGTCGCCGGACTGTTGCCCGACGAGGCGCGCATGAGTGCCGTGCTGTGTTCCATCGGTTTCACTGACGGCAAGCATATCGTTGCCTACGACGACGAGGGCGGCGGCAAGGCGGCGCGCCTGCTCTGGACGCTGGCCGCCTTCGGCCTGGAAGGCCACAGCATGCTCAACGGCGGACTGCATGCCTGGGCCAACGAGGGACATCCGCTGGACGCCAAACCGGTCCGCCCGGAGACCACCGACTACCACGCCCGCTACCACGGCGGCGTGGTCGCCGACCGCGACTACATCGCCGCGCGCATCGGCGACGGTTCCGTGCTGCTGCTTGATACGCGCACCCAGCACGAATACCACGGCCACGACGTGCGTGCGGCGCGCGGCGGACGCATCCCCGGCGCCCTGCATTTCGAGTGGACCCGGGCGATGGACCGCCGCCGCAACCTGCGCATCCGCGAGGAAGACGAATTACGACGCGAACTCGAAGCCCTGGGCGTCACGCCGGACAAGGAAATCGTCTGCTATTGCCAGACGCACCACCGCTCAGCGCATACCTGGGCGCTGCTGCGCCACCTTGGCTACAACAACGTCAAGGGCTACCCCGGCGCTTGGTCGGACTGGGGCAATGCACAGCACCTGCCGCTGGAACACGGCCCGAGCTGA
- the orn gene encoding oligoribonuclease, translating into MPASPDNLIWIDLEMTGLDPQQDVIIEIATVVTDRVLNVLAEGPVLAIHQPAAVMAGMDEWNQRQHGQSGLIARVAESRVDASEAEARTLAFLREHVPPGVSPMCGNSICQDRRFLARLMPELERFFHYRNLDVSTLKELAKRWYPGVAKGFAKTSEHLALADIRDSIEELRYYREHLLPPLE; encoded by the coding sequence ATGCCCGCCAGTCCGGACAACCTGATCTGGATCGATCTCGAAATGACGGGACTCGATCCCCAGCAGGACGTCATCATCGAAATCGCCACCGTGGTGACCGACCGCGTGCTGAACGTTCTGGCGGAGGGACCGGTGCTGGCGATCCATCAGCCGGCCGCGGTGATGGCGGGGATGGACGAATGGAATCAGCGCCAGCACGGGCAGTCGGGGTTGATCGCCCGGGTGGCCGAGAGTCGGGTCGATGCGTCTGAAGCCGAGGCGCGCACGCTGGCGTTTCTGCGCGAGCATGTGCCGCCGGGCGTGTCGCCGATGTGCGGCAACAGCATCTGCCAGGACCGGCGCTTTCTCGCGCGGCTGATGCCCGAGCTGGAGCGGTTCTTCCATTACCGCAATCTGGACGTGAGTACGCTCAAGGAGCTGGCGAAGCGCTGGTATCCGGGCGTCGCCAAGGGTTTTGCCAAGACCTCGGAGCACCTCGCGCTAGCGGATATCCGCGACTCCATCGAGGAGCTGCGCTACTACCGCGAACATCTGCTGCCGCCGCTCGAATGA
- a CDS encoding AzlD domain-containing protein: protein MNLHDWLIGACVLAVGTYAIRLAGAWLVGSAVRGEHRLGRLFEPAGAALIAAFAVVSLVPAGHAPVAATLGGELLSLVVALWLQRLSGQLWVGMLAGLATYGLWLAVASAWLQ from the coding sequence ATGAATCTGCACGACTGGCTGATCGGCGCCTGCGTGCTGGCGGTGGGGACATACGCCATCCGCCTGGCCGGCGCCTGGCTGGTAGGTTCGGCGGTGCGCGGCGAGCATCGCCTCGGCCGTCTGTTCGAGCCGGCCGGCGCGGCTCTGATCGCAGCCTTCGCGGTGGTGTCGCTGGTGCCGGCCGGGCACGCACCCGTGGCTGCGACCCTGGGCGGCGAGCTGCTGTCGCTGGTCGTCGCGCTTTGGCTTCAGCGTCTGAGCGGTCAGCTGTGGGTCGGCATGCTGGCGGGACTCGCCACCTACGGACTGTGGCTGGCCGTGGCTTCGGCCTGGCTGCAATGA
- a CDS encoding AzlC family ABC transporter permease, protein MRVLRDGFAASVPIAAGYLPVAVAFGVAGQASGLPYWSLAFVSAVVYAGASQFALLATLSLGAAPLSAALLALILNLRHFVYGPALSRQLAGLNRRSRAGIAFGLTDETFAAAYGRLSASASAKMRRDWLVGLEIGAYLAWQGGTTLGALGGAGMLAWSPLFKPVLDFALPLLFVLLLPPLLGQARMRAASTAGALTALALQWQGESAAALVAAAVAGMAAAWLARVR, encoded by the coding sequence ATGAGGGTCCTGCGGGATGGTTTTGCCGCCAGTGTGCCGATCGCGGCAGGCTATTTGCCGGTGGCCGTTGCCTTTGGCGTGGCAGGGCAGGCCAGCGGTTTGCCGTACTGGTCGCTCGCCTTCGTCTCTGCGGTCGTCTATGCCGGTGCCAGCCAGTTCGCGCTGCTGGCTACGCTGTCGCTGGGAGCAGCGCCGCTGTCGGCGGCGCTGCTCGCACTGATCCTCAATCTGCGCCATTTCGTCTATGGTCCGGCCTTGAGCCGGCAGCTTGCCGGCTTGAACCGGCGCAGCCGGGCCGGCATTGCCTTCGGGCTGACCGACGAGACCTTCGCCGCCGCCTATGGTCGCCTGTCTGCGTCCGCTTCCGCGAAGATGCGGCGCGATTGGCTGGTGGGGCTTGAGATCGGCGCCTATCTGGCCTGGCAGGGCGGGACGACCTTGGGTGCGCTCGGCGGCGCCGGTATGCTCGCCTGGTCGCCGTTGTTCAAGCCGGTGCTGGATTTCGCCTTGCCGCTGTTATTCGTGCTGCTGCTGCCGCCGTTGCTCGGGCAGGCGCGCATGCGGGCGGCCTCGACCGCCGGGGCGCTGACGGCGCTGGCGTTGCAGTGGCAAGGAGAAAGCGCGGCGGCGTTGGTGGCCGCCGCGGTGGCCGGGATGGCCGCCGCCTGGCTGGCGCGCGTGCGATGA
- a CDS encoding helix-turn-helix domain-containing protein: MDGIRKVVAGNLTRLRGSRGLTLSRLAELAGISKGTLSALEQGNGNPTIVTLWALADALAVSFGALVEGADTSVPDINEGVHVRLLAREDGPPRLESYLLTLEAGAVREAVGHGLRVDERVIVLQGQVRAGELGATRMLAAGVEWTFDGARPHLYATGDGPATLLVMMRYAVAEARA, encoded by the coding sequence GTGGACGGAATCCGTAAGGTGGTGGCAGGCAATCTGACGCGGCTGCGTGGCTCGCGAGGCCTTACGTTGAGCCGCCTGGCCGAACTGGCCGGCATTTCCAAGGGCACCTTGTCGGCGCTGGAACAAGGGAACGGCAATCCCACCATCGTCACCCTATGGGCGTTGGCCGACGCGCTGGCGGTGTCCTTCGGTGCTCTCGTCGAAGGCGCGGACACTTCGGTGCCCGACATTAACGAGGGTGTGCACGTGCGGCTGCTGGCGCGCGAGGACGGCCCCCCGCGGCTCGAAAGCTACCTGCTGACACTGGAGGCGGGCGCGGTGCGCGAGGCGGTGGGGCACGGCTTGCGCGTAGACGAGCGGGTCATCGTGTTGCAGGGCCAGGTCCGCGCGGGCGAGCTGGGCGCGACCCGCATGCTTGCGGCCGGCGTGGAGTGGACGTTCGATGGCGCGAGACCTCATCTTTATGCGACGGGAGACGGTCCGGCAACCCTGCTGGTGATGATGCGCTACGCGGTCGCGGAGGCGAGGGCATGA